A window of Silurus meridionalis isolate SWU-2019-XX chromosome 4, ASM1480568v1, whole genome shotgun sequence contains these coding sequences:
- the LOC124384594 gene encoding uncharacterized protein LOC124384594 codes for MFFHFLLFSHPAVFHKIHSFLQFIMDFHGRLKLHGGQVQTELKLSNMFFHFLLFFHPAVFHKIHSFLQFIMDFHGRLKLHGGQVQTELKLSNMFFHFLLFFHPAVFHKIHSFLQFIMDFHGRLKLHGGQVQTELKLSNMFFHFLLFFHPAVFHKIHSFLQFIMDFHGRLKLHGGQVQTELKLSNMFFHFLLFFHPAVFHKIHSFLQFIMDFHGRLKLHGGQVQTELKLSNMFFHFLLFFHPAVFHKIHSFLQFIMDFHGRLKLHGGQVQTELKLSNMFFHFLLFFHPAVFHKIHSFLQFIMDFHGRLKLHGGQVQTELKLSNMFFHFLLFFHPAVFHKIHSFLQFIMDFHGRLKLHGGQVQTELKLSNTFLQMFFFYHPALEMYGISLINFLILLFNKLFIFHLSPALKKISKSSEELHFYVSLLTISKFTNEKQRRVLAYIDVS; via the exons atgttcttccactttcttttgttctctcaccCAGCTGTCTTTCACAAGATCcacagttttctgcagttcaTCATGGATTTTCATGGAAGATTGAAGCTTCATG GTGGTCAGGTCCAAACtgaactcaagctgagcaacatgttcttccactttcttttgttctttcaccCAGCTGTCTTTCACAAGATCcacagttttctgcagttcaTCATGGATTTTCATGGAAGATTGAAGCTTCATGGTGGTCAGGTCCAAACtgaactcaagctgagcaacatgttcttccactttcttttgttctttcaccCAGCTGTCTTTCACAAGATCcacagttttctgcagttcaTCATGGATTTTCATGGAAGATTGAAGCTTCATGGTGGTCAGGTCCAAACtgaactcaagctgagcaacatgttcttccactttcttttgttctttcaccCAGCTGTCTTTCACAAGATCcacagttttctgcagttcaTCATGGATTTTCATGGAAGATTGAAGCTTCATGGTGGTCAGGTCCAAACtgaactcaagctgagcaacatgttcttccactttcttttgttctttcaccCAGCTGTCTTTCACAAGATCcacagttttctgcagttcaTCATGGATTTTCATGGAAGATTGAAGCTTCATGGTGGTCAGGTCCAAACtgaactcaagctgagcaacatgttcttccactttcttttgttctttcaccCAGCTGTCTTTCACAAGATCcacagttttctgcagttcaTCATGGATTTTCATGGAAGATTGAAGCTTCATGGTGGTCAGGTCCAAACtgaactcaagctgagcaacatgttcttccactttcttttgttctttcaccCAGCTGTCTTTCACAAGATCcacagttttctgcagttcaTCATGGATTTTCATGGAAGATTGAAGCTTCATGGTGGTCAGGTCCAAACtgaactcaagctgagcaacatgttcttccactttcttttgttctttcaccCAGCTGTCTTTCACAAGATCcacagttttctgcagttcaTCATGGATTTTCATGGAAGATTGAAGCTTCATGGTGGTCAGGTCCAAACtgaactcaagctgagcaacacgttcctccagatgttctttttctatCACCCAGCTCTGGAGATGTATGGCATTTCTCTTATCAacttcctcatcctcctcttcaacaagctgtttatatttcatttgtctccagcattgaaaaaaatctctaaatCTTCTGAAGAGCTTCATTTTTATGTCTCCTTACTTACAATTAgcaaattcacaaatgagaaacagagGCGCGTTCTGGCTTATATAGACGTGTCCTGA